TTGtcttttacttttactacactatctctttctatttcttttgtatCTATCTTCCTAcgtattatttcattattttgtctttcttttgagctatcatcattatttctaaGACTATTATTTGTCTTTTCTAGGCtatcatcttttctttctttctttgtcatgtctttttgttttactATGTCTTTTCCTATATCTAATCCTTTACGTAGAGTTCCATCTTTTGAATTGGTTTGTTGTCTTTCTATTCTTTCTACCATTTCTTTTACTTTACCTTTTTTACCATTATCTATTAACTTCTCATGTAGAGATTCTATCTTACTTGTCTATATTAGGCTCTTTTGTCTATCTGTATCTAgctttttacatataatttgtaCTGAACTAAAAACTTCTTTGTTGTTTTGCTTTTCCACCATTTCTTTTATTCTGTCATTTTCtatagtatttttttcttttgtgagatcttttGTTTTATCTTCTATACGTGTTACTCTTTCCTTAGTTGGGCCAGTTTCCTCATCAACTAATCTGTCAGTTGCTTTTAATGTCTGTAAATTCTTATCTacaacttcttttgaattactacttatataccaattatctgtcatagtttctgtaaaagatgatttttgatggggttcaaattctatttcttttttcaaatgtgaatttaaagctttcattctttcatagaggtccaaaaaactatcatttttcttttcaactttagtatatatagtGGATCTATCAATATTTTCTAAAGattctaattttctattaattttatctaaaaaactattattgtgtttattagtctgtcggttgattttatctcctgttaaagtactccaattatttgtgttaccattataattataatcattaATTTCACTATCAGAATCAGAATCtgtttcataatccatatcaccATTTGACCAATTTtcatctatatctttcatgctataaccttcatcataatctatatcatcatagtccatgtttcaaattagtgtgtgcctagcctaagtgtgaacaagcaaacagatgatgagctgataaatgtatttattctctttctaagcaattaataattactggcagaactattactaaccactggtatccttgctatcgggaccacctcctcgggaaactccattgcgggaccacccaaacaaagcctgtccgtcggctacaacaaaagggctgaccaacgcgaaactatggtttgccaatgAGTCTTtaggctgaccaacgctaataaggagcaagtagtggctatgcAGTAATATAattcctagtaacttcttaattgcagagaaataaaactcatacacctaccatccatggctcggataccattgactacccaggagagagcacagcagtaatatagaagcataaacaatgataaaatagttgataaagaagataatagcaaaatagatatagtcaaaataaattaaaacagagtatggaatatgaaaactgaaacaaataaaatcttacttgaaaatacttctgtctttgattaaacttgaaaacaaactgtctttgATACAAACTTCGAAAATAAacactgtctgaagagttacaagattacaaagtaaaatctgtaaaggggtTACAAGATTATCTGTTTGAAGggaaggttacaagattacaaaaagaaagtaaagtacaaaagtctttcacagagagggagagggaaagCTATTACAAAGTCTTTCTAAAGTTTGAACCTTGGAATTGGACCTaaaatttgaaccctaaaatctgaacctgtcttctgtcttcagagtctgtctatttatagataaagtgaaccatggtaagtcttcaaaagtaacctgagttaattaaagtgaactcaagttaatctgtcggtagaatcttgaacagtaaaagtctatcttgaacagtaatagaGTCTATCTGGCAGTTTGTCTGGGTACGCATGCTGGTGAACAATAACTTTTCTATCTGTGAGAATCTGCGTACgaataatattctgtcaaaatatctttctaGATCTGTCCGCATTCTGTCATTTTATCTTTTGgtcttttgtcttctttttgtatCTATCTATCTCTTGTCTTCTTTTTGTCTCCTTCTGTCACATGTCATAGGGGTCTTCTGGGTGAGTCCTGTAGTTTGGAGAGGAGAATAGAGGAGGATTCCATCTGTCTGTATTTGTTGGAAACTAATCTGGCGCAAGGGGATAGTGACCTGGCGTAGTGTCTATCTTGTCTGTTATTTTGTTTAACCACTTGAATACACTATCATTTTTGACCTTGTATTCTGAAGGGATATGAAGGGATATTATCTCTATTGAGATGCCTTCATGCTTTAACTAAAATCTGTATTAaagatttctatttttggtAGAATTTGGTCTGAGATTTTAGCCTTAGAATGGCTATCTTGCTTGCCAGGCAATTGaccgttaattttaaaattaactaattaaaggttattatgaaatggtaaaatatatgATGAGAAAGgacaataataaaactaaaagtcaTGAACCTAAAGTACAAGATAAAGATCCTGGCAAAGGGATAGGAGAGATACGTAGGAACAAAAGGAAGACTAGAATAGTCAACAAAAGtaggaaatcttttttttttttttttaaatatatatatacatacttaagtatatatatacttaagtaCTACTGCTACTGGGTAGAATGGTATTATCTACCATTgtaggaatctcatcatcatctaTCACTAAGTCTGCCATTGTAGGAATCTCATCATTACTTTTATCCTTTGAGATGGAAATTTCTTTCAATAAGTGTATATCCTTGGGGAATGGGGGTATGAGGAACTTAAAGAAAACTTCTGTCTCTAAAATATTAGTACATATTCCATTATCTGTCATGAAGAAAGGGTAGATTAAAGCCAAAAAAGGATTTCCTAATATAACTTTAGAGGACAACTTATCTGTTAAGAAGAAAGGTGTTCTGAACTTgattccattattatatatgtatgccttagttagtttattacttattttaagtcTATCACCATTAGCCTGAGTTAATTTGTCTGTTGTTGATTCATAATACTTAGAgggtattaatccttcttgtatgCAATTCATATCAGCACCTGAATCAACAAGGGCAATAATAGttaatgaaaattctttatgAACTACTAAAGTTATCTCTGTGTACCACTTTTGAAATATCATTttgtcaattatatttaaaaattcatctttatcATCTTCTTTATGAGAACTTTCACCAGTATAATtatgtctgtcaagaagagagGAGTCTGTTAGAGgttcattacaatatttaattctATCTTTTATGCTAATTACCTGCGCAGTTATCTGTTCAACCATgccttttaatatgaaattttctgattcTAATTTTTGCagttcattttttaggttattaATCTCTATTTGTAGGTCTGTCACAGTTATAGGTTTATTGGGTTTAAATCTATCAGTAATTTCTGTAAAATTATAAGTTGACTTATAATCTTTTAGATCTATTTCAAATCTATCAGTTTCAGTTAAAGattcttttaatttagataaatagTCTTTTTTAGATTGTAGATCTGGAAGTTTATCTATCAAATCCATTATTatgtcttcttgttttgttaagacacatatttttaattttcttttacaataacAATTATCAGGATTATTACAGTTACATAACTGAACATTTCCATCATGTGAAGAAACATCTGTAGAGGATGATGAAGTGCTCATACTATTATCTATCTGGTGAATTCCATTATCTGTTTCATCACTATCTGTTAGTTCTATTATACCCATTaatttatcctttaatttttctGATATATCAAGTTTATTTATCTATCTTTGAAAGTTACAGTATCTGCTAGTGTGTCCCTTTTTCCCACATTTGAAGCAAGTAATGTCACTTTCCTACGTCTatcatgtttctttcttttggattcTTCTTTCTTGGCTTTAGACTTACTTTTGCAATATCTTCTATTATTGTTCCTATATCTATTACTTctgtcatctttcttttcttttcttcttttcctagaGGGAGCAATTAATGGATCAAAACCATATTGCTCACAAAAAGTTCCTAGCTCTTTTTTagcaaatcttttttctttttctatctggTTTTTTAACCTTAAGTCATTACATAGCCATAAACCTGTTTTATTAATTGAAGATATTATGTCTCCATATGTTAGGTTAGGATAGTCTATAGTTCCGTCATTATTAACTATATCAAGTCTAACTTTCTAAGCAAAGAAATAAGGTAAACcagcaatgaatttttctttccactAGGATTGTTGACAATCATTTctacttaaaacttttgaaataaaaacatctttataCCATCTAAAATCTGAAAGTTGTGGacatcttaaattaattaaaacatctgaagctctttctttatattgattggGATCACTAACAAAATGTTTagttatagtaaaaattaaagtattaactgCATCTTGTGAAAGCTGTCTATCTGTCATTATAACACTTCCATCTGTTTCTCTTTTAACAACTGTCAATATTCTATTTTTgtcatcattatttaaataatgatccCACCAGCCTTTCAGCTGGCCAGTAAAACCAGTGACAATTAAATGAGCTATCTGATGATCCTGTTTTCCATGATTTTTATAAACATTAGTGAGCAAAGTCATTTCATGTAaaaggtttattatttcatattctgacattccatcaatattccattcataaattaaatctgGCGAATAAGATGAATTAACATAAGTATGTCTTTCTTCAAATTGTAAATCAGGGGGAGTAGGTTTAGGATACCAATTCTTTCTGGGGTATAAATCTTCAATTCTTCCTTTCTTACGATCTTGTGATGAAGATGCtaaagttaatttattaatttgtaatttatttgtgaattgtgattcCAAATTATTTATGTCTGTCAAATCTGTCAATTGATTGTCTTCTGATTCTTCATTTGATTCTTCATGCTCTGAAGAGTCAGttctttttgttgtatttaatgttataatattcttattttttaatggctCCATATCTTTTAATGATTCTAATTTCATtaagtctaattttttatttatttcattaagtaAATTATCAGTTTTCTCTGTCATGGGTTTCTTTAAAGGTGCTCTAAGTTGAGGAGGTATCTCATGAGGGATAAATAAAGGGGTATTAgatgtgttttcttttttaatggaaGTAGAAGGGGGTATTATTCTGTCCCCTATATCTTGTAGCTTTTGACCAATAGTTTTTAGATAAGTATTGGTGTAATTGTTCTGTTGAATTATACTATCTAGATTCTTATTATCATCACTTAGACTGGGTCTTTTGATAGGTGTAGCCAAAACTTGGACTCCACTATTTTGACTCAATATAATTGATTCAAATGGTGGATAAGTCTGATACACTTTCTCATGATTTTCTGTCTTTGTCcatgataatattttctctatcacacttatctttttgttatgatagtccaaaaagtcaaaaaagcTAAAGTATGTCTTTAAGTCTGTCATCATTTCAAAATACTTAGTTCTTAAATTGTTTCTTTCTTGTTCattatattcttcaaaaaattggttctttatgtcattattttcaggttttaaataatcatattttagTAGTTCTTTATCTAAAACAAATTCTTTAGATAAAACATTAATTTGTCTATCATCTGTGAATCCTAATATATCTGTGTGGGTAAGAGAACCAGGTTAAGGTTGGGGCTGATAAAGAGGTTGGTGAACATTAGGGGTAGGTTGTATGGTATCTGTCGGATAATAAGCTGGCTCTGTTTGAATAGGGGTTTTCTTAGTGTTTATAGGGGGAAGGTGTATAACTGGAGGAAGATTCTGGGGAGGTAAAGGTCTGGAATCAGAGAAAGGTGTCCTAGAGGAAAAGGAGCTTCTAGGGGTAAACATCATAGGGGTCTTTCTGCCTGTAGAACTACTAGGTCTTATGAGACTATCagtatgtctgtcattattattaaaagaaataataactaTACCATCTGTATTTTGGGCTATGAAGTCTGGTTCAGTGTTTTCTATATTTGGTGTGGGGGCAATAGCTTCAAGTTGCCATCTTTCAGGAAGGGTTATATCTTTCCATTGTATTTGTTGAGGTACCCGTAATCTAGTATTCCGGGTTGAGGCTTGCATAAGGAGAGTTTGACCTTTAGGGGAAGGATCAACTATGGATTGAGGGTCTAAGGTGGTTTTCATCAGTTTATAATAAATCCTATAAATAACAGCTAAGGGTTCTGAGCCTTCTTTCATGTAATAaccatttgtttttatattcaAAGTTAAAGTATCCATAATATTTCTGTCAGATAAGCTTAAAGCAAAATTaggataacaattaaaataaactgGTCCTTTATGTAAACTTGTTTCCATCATTCCTTGGAGTGAGTCATTAAATCTTAAATGACTGTCATCTCTTAAACAAAGTAAAACACTTGCATTTAAGGCTTCTCTTGTTAATGGTTTAACAGCTACTTGCACCAGACCAATAtgtaaaaatgcatatttttctCTATGTCTGTTAATTGAGTCtatagaaaataattgaattgtttcatattcattAAATAAAGAGTAAGTTCTTTCAACAGTTTTTATAGTGTAATCTGTCAAGAAAgataatttagaaaaagaagTCTGTCTGTAGATTTTATCAGTTCTTTCAGTTGGTATATTCCATTTATTCCATTCTAGTAAATTTCTGTCTATATCTTGCATGCTATATTCTTCAGAATTAACTATCTTATCACTTTCCATGttcaaattagtgtgtgcctgACCTAAGTGTGttctagcaacagataatggGCGACTAAATATATTCATTCTATTTCCAAgcaattaataataacttataaatcaattggtgtcttaatttgatgataaagagtaattatCATGAAGAGAAATCTTATCCTAGTAAGAATTTAGTTTCCTTGGTTTTGAAAAAAAGGCTATACATCTTATTATGgcaagaatttaatttcttattcttcatttttattgcaaataccaaagttatattttttctttaaaaaaaaaactctcaagaAACAATACATTTGTTTACCAAATGCATATGGTATTTGAATATGGGATAAAAATGAGTTGTTTTTATGTGAagtagtgggttttttttttggaaaaaagtaattttttattttttttataaacataattaaagtatttgaattcaaatagataaCGAATTCAAATAGGTATCagaaatttgaatataaatgAGAATAATggttttttcccccttttttatGTGAGATAGTATTactctattttcattttttgttttttgtaagaaaaaaaaataaaaaccaaaaagtatGTTATTTCAGAATTTGTATAAGGATATTTTGGTATGCCAAAAATTGAAGATGAAACCGGAGAATCCTATtattagtagtagtagtagtagtagtagtaatagtagtgtatacacacacacacacacacacactagacTCATTACAAGCGCTTTGTGCGTGTAATaatactctttttattttattttatttttttggtttagtgttataatacttaaaagtgatatataaataattgtgtgtatttaattatttatttttaaagaaggaGGTAAGGTAACgtggaataatgtttaaaaatgatatAGAGAACCATAAGAAGTTGAAACCAATGGgacatttgaatttattgattgtgataagtaaaaaaatttgtgatttgaacaaaagaaagatgatatACGTTAGTGTGGATAGATTAGGATTTGTGATAACTGTATAGAATTtggataacaaaaattttggaatgttttaaagaattaaaaatatatatatatagaaatttcaAGGTAAGAATTAGTAGTTTTTACGTAAGgtaggggtttttttttgggaagaagtaattttgtattttttttataaagataattgaagtatttgaattcaaatagataataaatacATATAGGAATTAGACATTGGAATATAAATGGGTGGTGagaataatagtttttttttttttcttctttttgtacatgagatattattactattttaacctttgtttgctttctttattgtagggaacaaaaattaaactaaagggtatgttatttcaaaatttgtatgAGGATATTTTAGTACGCCAAAAATTGAAGGCGAAATAGGAAATCCTTTTATTAATAGTACTAGACTCATTACACGCACTTTGCGTGTACAAtaatgcttttatttatttatttatttgtttttttggtttagtgttataatgcttaaaagtgatatatatatataaacaactgtgtgtatttttttatttttttttttaagaaggagATAAGATAAtgtgaaataatgtttaaaaataagaGAATCCTCAAAAGTTGAAACCCAATGGgacatttgaatttattgattgAGATAAGAGTTGTGATAAgtatcaaaatttgagatttgaacaaaagaaagatgatatACATTACTGTGGATGGATGGGGATTTGTGATAACTGTATAGAATTtggataacaaaaattttggaatgttttaaagaattaaaaaaaaaaaaaaaaaaattcgggATTAGAATGagtagtttttactttttacgtgaggtattttttttagaagaagtaattttatatttttttatataaagataattagagtatttgaattcaaatagataacaaatatTGATAGGAATTAGGCATTCGAATACAAATGGGTGGTGAGAATAAcggttttttctttcttttccccttTTGTATGTGAGATAGTATTattgttttaacatttttcacttttttgtaggaaaaaaaaaatttaaattacagGGTATGTTATTTCAGAATTTGtatgaggatattttggtaTGCCAAAAATTGAAGACGAAACATGagaattcttttattaatagtgtgtgtgtgtatatatatatatatattaaatataatattttcaaaccAAATGGGATAAattggctttaaaaaaaaaaaaaaaaaaccaaatgggATAAATCATAGGGAAAAGGTTGCTTAAGTACCAAACTAAACCAAACATTTTCCTAAGATTTACAAATGTTGCTTCCAAAAAGAGGGGAAGTGGcagaagacatttttttttttttcgggggAATCAGCAAAAGTTCTAAtagttaaaaagtaaataaaataaatataacaagCTGTTCTAGAGGTCATgatcatgattcatgaataaTCAATCACCACTCTAGCTAGCGATGCAACTCATGATTTTCCAATTTCCATTGCCCTTAGTTAATAAAGGCTCTCCAATTTGGTAATTTCTAATGGGAAATTTTATGATAAGGGTTTGGATTCAATTGTTCAGCCATGTAATAACATCCCATCAAACTTGTCTAGACTTGTCATGAGCCTTGTAACTTACTAGTTGGCACCTCCTCCATGCCTCCACAGTTTAAATCACCCCTCGCCCCTTGTGACtattgaaaaaaacaaaatcacttGGGCTAATGCAATTAATTCCAAGCAAAGTCAAGGTCTTTTGTTGGTTAGTATATCCTTAATTCTAGTACTATTACGACCATTTCCTTGATTGAGCTCAAATCAAGGACTACCAATATGCCCTTGATTTTAGTCTCAATCAAGGATCCCTTTTCTTCTTAGGCCAACTATTCAAGCCTAAGTATTGAGGCCTTCTCATGTATATTCAGTTTTTACAGATATACTGAAAATACACAGGTCAAATACAGCTCTTTCATacattgtttctttttctctgtgTGTCCTCATTCATAAGCATCATTGCTtttcttattagttttctcGTAAGTACAAGAAGCACTACCTTGAATTACTTCAACATGTTCAGGTTAAATTGTATACCAGTATCTATCCTGGCAAAGATGGATacatataaaattgaaatacaTGGTGAAACGGTTAAGGCAAGTGTGGTCGATGATCTTGCTATGGTTGGTATTAAGATAGATGAGTTGGAGCCTTGGTTACAAGCTTTAGAAAGTCGTATTGTAGGacttgatattaagcttgacaATGCCAAGTTCGTGTTGGTTCTTTGTGTTGGGACTTGTTGCCTAATCATTCGCTCACACATAGCAGAAGTTCCTCCTGAGGCTCTCAGGGTGCTTATGGCTAATAATACTATTTGCTTTCTGAGTACCAAAATGGTTGACATGAACTTATTCAGTTTAAGATTAAGATGTAGTACAGTTGTTCAACTTGGGTATTTTGCTTCCAAGTGTCTGAAGAAAGCCCACATAAAAGATTATGGACTAGCAGAGTTGGCATGTGACGTTGGAATGGATATGAAGGAATCAATTATTAGTGAATGCCTTGACTGGAGTGCTGAATTTTTCACACTAGAACAGATCAAGTATGCAGTGCACGATGCTTATACAACTTATGTCATTGGGAAAAAGCTGTTGAATATGCTCTAGTCTAAACTTCTAAGAACATGTCAACAATGGATTTGACAACATTGTATGCTATATGggattgtgtttttaagaaatttCTTTGTGTTTGGTGACTCTGGTTGATGTCAATGGATCTACATAAAGTTTggtgaaaatatcattttggtccttatatttGAGATTACAGTAAATTTGGTCATTACATTTTAGTAGCAGTCAATTTGGTACTTCTTATTTGGTTTATGCCGACGTGACACACGACTTCTATAGTTGGCACACTTAAAGCTTACAAGACtattaaaataattgtaatacccggaaaaaaaataaaaataaaagaaagggtatttaagtaaatccTATGTGgggtcaattttataatttataattataagggggtttttagaaaataaggttgaaaccctagctaTATATAAGCTTATTATGTCAATGTATATGGAGAGATATTTTGAGAGAAGAGACTACCCAAATTACTTAAGTAGAGAAGGTTTGACTGCACAATTAAGGTAAGAGCTTAAGAATTCCTTCTTGTCAAAtctaagttttatttaaaattaaagtgttttttttttttttttggtgggtatTTTGGCCAGTAGTGAAACTATTTAAATATTCAAGAGTTTGAATGATGcatacaaagaaaattttagtcttaTTTTTCGGTAAATAGGACGATGTACCTGCAGATTTTTCTAGGTTCTGAGATTTAATCTTTTTCTATGGTTTTGTTGCATTATGCGAAGATAGAGGCTATAAACTTTTGGGCTTAATGGTCAAGTTTCTGCATGGTTTTCTTTGATAAATAAACCTAATGTGGACTTCTTAGGGTATATGGCAGAACCGAAGTGGTATTGGGGGAAATTCAGAAGCCTAGTAGTCTAGGCATGCTTGGAAGTCTGACATA
This genomic stretch from Quercus lobata isolate SW786 chromosome 3, ValleyOak3.0 Primary Assembly, whole genome shotgun sequence harbors:
- the LOC115980395 gene encoding uncharacterized protein LOC115980395; the protein is MDTYKIEIHGETVKASVVDDLAMVGIKIDELEPWLQALESRIVGLDIKLDNAKFVLVLCVGTCCLIIRSHIAEVPPEALRVLMANNTICFLSTKMVDMNLFSLRLRCSTVVQLGYFASKCLKKAHIKDYGLAELACDVGMDMKESIISECLDWSAEFFTLEQIKYAVHDAYTTYVIGKKLLNML